A part of Candidatus Bathyarchaeota archaeon genomic DNA contains:
- a CDS encoding glycosyltransferase has protein sequence MARKTVLFVSTKGEKTSASNVRIKYFRQALEANGYEVVNFEIGLSGFKKYLSYFFRSPPKNLIEAAKTANLIITTSPTLLNAILSYKIAKKQGLPLIVDVRDIWEEYAKTAHSLMHSLGVVKRIVAEYYKALKYASKILVVTEPMKRYYENVLGNSDKVTVISNGTDVGTIKCDNTAKRKEDLVYLADLNHPYHNIEFLFSALKNSKLRLVVIGGGKHLAAMQREVQNLQITDNVSFAGWVPYEDLSSYLCMAKVGVVGRPFISNVGYLYAIPVKTYDYLAAGLPIVGYGPKNSALEEFIKRNTIGAYVAEPNPQILSRELVKLVAEHEKYMSKARELAMNFDRRRLAQKVVEIVNNTLSRRPKI, from the coding sequence ATGGCGAGAAAAACAGTGCTGTTTGTGTCCACGAAAGGCGAGAAAACATCCGCAAGCAATGTAAGGATCAAGTACTTCAGACAAGCTCTCGAGGCTAACGGCTACGAAGTCGTTAACTTTGAGATTGGCTTGAGCGGCTTCAAAAAATATCTAAGTTATTTTTTCAGGTCTCCGCCTAAAAACTTGATTGAAGCTGCGAAGACGGCGAATTTGATAATAACAACTTCGCCAACCTTGTTGAACGCTATATTAAGCTATAAAATCGCCAAAAAACAGGGACTGCCGCTGATAGTCGACGTGAGAGATATATGGGAGGAATACGCAAAAACGGCTCACTCCCTAATGCATAGCCTAGGCGTGGTAAAAAGAATAGTTGCAGAATACTACAAGGCGCTAAAATACGCGTCGAAAATTCTCGTCGTAACAGAACCAATGAAACGATACTATGAGAACGTTCTCGGCAACAGCGATAAGGTCACCGTAATCAGCAACGGCACGGACGTTGGCACAATCAAGTGTGATAACACAGCCAAACGAAAAGAAGACCTTGTGTACTTGGCGGATTTAAATCACCCTTATCATAACATAGAATTTCTATTTTCCGCACTGAAAAACAGTAAACTCCGCCTCGTTGTCATCGGTGGTGGCAAGCATTTGGCCGCAATGCAAAGAGAGGTGCAAAATCTCCAAATCACTGATAATGTCTCCTTTGCAGGTTGGGTTCCATACGAAGACCTCTCTTCCTACCTCTGCATGGCAAAAGTAGGAGTTGTGGGCCGCCCCTTCATCAGCAATGTTGGATATTTATACGCTATTCCAGTTAAAACCTATGACTATTTGGCAGCTGGCCTTCCAATAGTGGGGTATGGCCCTAAAAATTCAGCGTTAGAAGAATTTATTAAAAGAAACACCATAGGCGCATATGTAGCTGAGCCTAACCCTCAAATTCTTTCAAGGGAACTAGTTAAGCTGGTTGCTGAGCATGAGAAGTATATGTCAAAAGCCAGAGAGCTTGCAATGAACTTTGACAGGCGGAGGCTTGCCCAAAAAGTTGTAGAAATAGTCAACAATACATTGTCTAGACGCCCAAAAATCTAA
- a CDS encoding TrmB family transcriptional regulator, with amino-acid sequence MELSIEKPESIVKLYDENSGLWRFVKADKGLVKSIEVIEKALRGLGLSKNEVKVYIYLARTGEHKASDISEALSLHRTETYRILRDLEKKGLVSSVFEKPLKFIATPFEKALDILIETKRMKLSLLEKKRQSLIDIWLSLPRPEIEADRKEVFQILEGEEQISLKADEILDKAIKEILAFISENDIANFYHSGFLDRLEKTSKKGANVQLLTNYSPKTCFFLERTKLKKAKYSRLNAEEIPTFIIADNEQLLLLIRKGNGKKRTAALWTNYDAFIKTLKALFSELWSNNE; translated from the coding sequence ATGGAGTTATCTATCGAAAAGCCTGAAAGCATAGTGAAACTTTACGATGAAAACAGCGGGTTATGGCGTTTTGTAAAAGCAGACAAGGGGCTGGTAAAATCTATAGAAGTGATAGAGAAAGCCCTTCGTGGGTTAGGATTATCAAAAAACGAAGTTAAAGTTTACATTTACCTGGCAAGAACTGGTGAGCATAAGGCAAGCGATATTTCTGAGGCGTTATCTCTGCATAGAACAGAAACTTACCGAATATTACGGGATCTAGAGAAAAAGGGGTTAGTTTCTTCAGTTTTTGAAAAACCTTTAAAATTCATTGCGACACCTTTCGAAAAAGCGTTAGACATACTCATAGAAACTAAAAGGATGAAACTTAGCCTCCTTGAAAAAAAGAGGCAAAGCCTTATTGATATTTGGCTTTCACTACCAAGACCAGAGATAGAAGCTGACAGGAAAGAAGTCTTCCAAATATTGGAAGGTGAAGAGCAAATAAGCTTGAAGGCAGATGAAATCCTCGACAAGGCTATAAAGGAAATCCTTGCATTCATTTCAGAAAACGACATTGCAAACTTCTACCATTCAGGATTCTTGGACAGGTTGGAAAAGACATCCAAAAAAGGCGCAAACGTGCAACTTCTCACAAATTACTCGCCAAAAACATGCTTCTTTCTGGAAAGAACCAAGTTAAAGAAAGCGAAATACTCAAGGCTAAACGCTGAAGAAATACCAACCTTCATAATAGCGGACAACGAACAGTTACTACTGTTAATCCGAAAAGGAAACGGCAAAAAAAGAACAGCAGCCCTATGGACAAACTACGACGCGTTCATAAAAACCCTAAAAGCCCTTTTCAGTGAACTATGGAGTAACAACGAGTAA
- a CDS encoding polysaccharide biosynthesis protein: MPTKNVLILAGGGGHTAYGYALAQRLCGKVNLYFLVPKGDKLSYERLEKFGSVDFLLKPREPKTPTKEFLPKLAKAFAEAFKKVPSKFDVVVSTGSNFCIPPCLFAWMKNIPVVNIESSVRFTKASKSALLLQPLSTVTVLQWEEQKKLLKKGIVFGPLIPKPEIQPWNGGYILVTGGTHGHKQLFDVISKSKLKNVVLQTGRVDPEPYRKRHPEWKILEHTAKFYELIAGAETVVTHFGATILEALIYRKPIVVVPNLEWTRTAGVEDAKHYVNKVNAVLVSEITLESILNAIERAKETKPPTLPDGADNLANFILNL, translated from the coding sequence TTGCCAACCAAAAACGTATTAATTCTTGCTGGTGGTGGAGGACATACCGCCTACGGCTACGCCTTAGCCCAGAGGCTCTGTGGAAAAGTGAACTTATACTTTCTCGTCCCTAAAGGAGACAAATTAAGCTATGAAAGACTCGAAAAGTTCGGCTCCGTTGATTTCCTTTTAAAACCTAGGGAACCAAAAACGCCAACAAAAGAGTTTTTGCCGAAACTTGCCAAGGCCTTCGCTGAAGCCTTCAAAAAAGTTCCAAGTAAATTCGACGTCGTCGTAAGCACGGGCAGCAACTTTTGCATACCACCTTGCCTATTCGCGTGGATGAAAAATATACCCGTGGTTAACATAGAAAGCTCAGTGCGCTTTACAAAAGCCTCCAAAAGCGCCCTCCTCCTGCAACCTCTCTCAACTGTAACGGTGCTTCAATGGGAGGAACAGAAAAAACTGCTAAAAAAAGGAATAGTTTTTGGTCCACTGATTCCAAAACCCGAGATTCAACCATGGAACGGAGGATACATCCTTGTAACGGGAGGCACTCATGGACATAAACAACTTTTTGACGTGATCTCAAAAAGCAAGCTGAAAAATGTAGTGCTACAAACAGGTAGGGTTGATCCGGAACCATACAGAAAACGCCATCCAGAATGGAAAATCTTGGAACATACGGCGAAATTCTATGAACTTATTGCAGGTGCAGAGACTGTGGTCACGCATTTCGGCGCAACAATTTTAGAAGCACTCATCTACAGAAAACCAATAGTCGTTGTTCCGAATCTCGAATGGACAAGAACCGCTGGAGTTGAAGATGCAAAACACTACGTGAATAAAGTGAACGCTGTGCTAGTTTCAGAAATCACTTTAGAAAGCATATTAAACGCCATAGAAAGGGCAAAAGAAACCAAGCCACCAACCTTGCCAGACGGAGCAGACAACCTTGCAAACTTTATTCTAAACCTTTGA
- the wecB gene encoding UDP-N-acetylglucosamine 2-epimerase (non-hydrolyzing): protein MNVTLVLGARPQIVKSAPLIHLASNDKQIRLDIIHTGQHYDYEMTKIFFEELKLPDPIVNLNVGSGTHAQQTAKVMLRLEKVLQKQKPDMVIVPGDTNSTLAGALTAVKLHIPIAHIEAGARSYDMRMPEEVNRRLTDHCSTILFTPTENCTKNLINEGIEKAKIHQAGDTMYDVLVQQLPKAEKNPILEQLNLEPNAYALLTTHRPENVDNPQKLENIMKAIIQLNQLTIVFPVHPRTQKQLRKLKLYNNIQGQSHIKIIKPIGYHETIKLIKNAALVLTDSGGMQKEAFWLKTPCITLRETTEWPETVELGANYLMGADTQKIVHTATKLIAKRETREKIQKLPNPFGDGKASQRILETIKSYGIG from the coding sequence TTGAACGTAACCTTGGTTCTTGGCGCTCGCCCCCAAATCGTTAAGTCCGCGCCTTTAATCCATTTAGCAAGCAACGATAAACAAATCCGCTTAGACATAATTCACACGGGTCAGCATTATGACTATGAGATGACGAAAATCTTTTTCGAAGAACTGAAACTGCCAGACCCGATAGTGAACTTGAACGTTGGAAGTGGAACACATGCGCAGCAAACAGCGAAAGTGATGCTCCGCCTAGAAAAAGTTTTGCAAAAACAGAAACCAGACATGGTTATAGTTCCAGGCGACACAAATTCAACACTTGCTGGAGCACTAACAGCTGTAAAACTTCATATTCCAATAGCCCACATCGAAGCAGGCGCAAGAAGCTACGACATGCGCATGCCAGAAGAAGTAAACAGACGCCTAACAGACCATTGCTCCACGATTCTGTTCACTCCAACAGAAAACTGCACAAAAAACCTCATCAATGAGGGTATAGAAAAGGCGAAAATTCACCAAGCAGGCGACACAATGTATGATGTATTGGTTCAGCAACTTCCAAAAGCGGAGAAAAACCCAATTTTAGAGCAGTTAAACCTAGAGCCTAACGCCTATGCTTTATTAACAACGCACAGACCGGAAAACGTGGACAATCCTCAAAAGTTAGAGAACATAATGAAAGCCATAATCCAGCTTAACCAATTAACTATAGTTTTTCCAGTCCACCCGAGAACCCAAAAACAACTCAGAAAATTGAAGCTCTACAATAATATTCAAGGGCAAAGCCACATCAAAATTATCAAGCCCATAGGATATCATGAAACAATAAAGCTGATAAAAAACGCAGCGCTAGTCTTGACGGATTCCGGTGGAATGCAGAAAGAGGCCTTCTGGCTAAAAACACCGTGCATAACATTACGAGAAACAACAGAATGGCCGGAAACGGTGGAACTGGGAGCCAACTACTTAATGGGCGCAGACACGCAAAAAATAGTGCACACGGCGACAAAGCTAATAGCGAAAAGGGAAACCCGTGAAAAAATTCAAAAGCTGCCTAACCCTTTTGGAGACGGAAAGGCTTCTCAAAGAATACTGGAAACCATTAAATCTTATGGTATAGGCTAA
- a CDS encoding glycosyltransferase family 4 protein has product MRILFVYYQLSSFVRNDLEFLRKYFDVKELEIPTFRNSLNVLKMFLWTTRVDLVYTWFAGTNALFAVLFSKLLRKKSMVVVGGYEVAYVPEIGYGSLLSPFERVKVKFVLRHASMVLPVSESTAREMLRIAKPEKFEVVYNGVDVDRFKPLGKKEDLVITVAKVTELTIKKKGLECFVKTAALLPEIRFVLIGKYDDSIKRLKEIAGPNVVFTGYASSETLLEYYRKAKVYCQLSAQESFSVALAEAMACGCVPVVTKRYALPEVVGDTGFYVPYNDPEATAEAIKKALKSEDKGGKARERIQRKFSIKTRECRLVNEIVKIIDKNYKL; this is encoded by the coding sequence ATCAGGATTTTATTTGTCTACTACCAGTTATCCAGTTTTGTGCGCAATGATCTGGAGTTTCTCAGGAAATACTTTGACGTAAAAGAGTTAGAGATACCAACTTTTAGAAATTCATTGAATGTACTTAAAATGTTTTTATGGACTACCCGCGTCGATTTGGTTTACACATGGTTCGCCGGCACAAACGCCCTTTTCGCAGTGTTATTTTCAAAACTTTTAAGGAAAAAATCAATGGTGGTTGTAGGCGGCTACGAGGTGGCTTATGTTCCAGAAATTGGTTATGGATCTTTGCTTTCGCCGTTTGAACGTGTTAAAGTGAAGTTTGTTTTGAGACATGCCAGCATGGTTTTACCCGTTTCTGAGTCAACGGCCAGAGAAATGTTGAGGATTGCCAAACCGGAAAAATTTGAGGTTGTGTATAACGGTGTTGACGTTGACAGATTTAAGCCTCTTGGCAAAAAAGAAGACTTAGTCATAACAGTCGCGAAAGTTACTGAATTAACTATAAAGAAGAAGGGCTTAGAGTGTTTCGTAAAAACAGCGGCACTTCTTCCTGAAATTAGATTTGTCTTGATCGGAAAATACGATGACTCAATTAAACGTCTGAAGGAAATTGCCGGTCCCAACGTGGTTTTTACAGGTTATGCTTCAAGCGAAACACTATTAGAGTATTACAGAAAAGCGAAGGTCTATTGCCAACTGTCAGCTCAAGAAAGCTTTAGTGTGGCTTTGGCTGAAGCTATGGCGTGCGGGTGTGTCCCAGTTGTTACAAAGCGGTATGCTCTTCCAGAGGTCGTTGGAGACACGGGCTTTTATGTGCCCTATAATGACCCCGAAGCGACAGCAGAAGCTATCAAAAAAGCATTAAAATCAGAAGATAAAGGCGGAAAAGCGCGAGAAAGAATACAGAGAAAGTTCTCAATAAAAACTAGAGAGTGTAGACTTGTTAATGAAATTGTTAAAATTATAGATAAAAACTATAAATTATAA
- a CDS encoding asparagine synthetase B — MVGIVGYTKFKNSPSKTRIQRMAGAIKTNRDQKIEYFSNDFLDVASVAYPDIGFSEFAVNEDGSVGVLIYGKIFGFKDELKLLKNKGHYFKNESNCAEFIVHAYEEHGNEVFRDLNGSFCLTLYDVKVPKVLLVTDRFGTRPIYYTFMDGEIIFSSHCRAILECPFPRKLNLKTLVKFLYYGKLGILGDETWFEGIKLMPSASVLTFTEKGYTLDKYWDLVYSARSVNEDELVQALVKAFKKAVNLRVKDLDGVSVQLSGGLDSRCVLGVIKEKSNVTAVTFGIKGCNDIAIAIEVTKRLGVRRLIINYDPNEMVDYSFDVVSLTDGQATVNVSYIPYVAKKMMENGLKYYLQGFIFDVLLGGSFLSKEFFKVKGFNEFMQSLEKKYTLFQPSELKRLLNVRLHKYIAQVREEFAKTARETKGNTFPDRADYFIITTRQRRYTLMGSILCREFVEEMLPTIDNEVIEIIRRIPPELRFNYRIYRKFLFALNFELAKVPYQKTLLPPIVPSRFWHPAILVIGALKKLSRDAIRYKHSYFEFNEILRRHSRWIILLKETLMDKNALIYKFGYLNRDYVVKIVDEHLKGRRNNGEKIAFLITLEIFLRTFFDQDFKI, encoded by the coding sequence ATGGTTGGCATTGTTGGATACACAAAATTCAAGAATTCTCCATCGAAAACACGGATCCAGCGAATGGCTGGCGCTATAAAAACAAACAGGGACCAAAAAATTGAATATTTCTCAAACGATTTCCTTGATGTTGCATCTGTCGCGTACCCAGATATTGGTTTCAGCGAGTTCGCCGTTAATGAGGACGGATCGGTTGGTGTTCTCATTTATGGTAAAATTTTTGGTTTTAAGGATGAGCTAAAGCTTCTTAAAAATAAGGGTCACTATTTTAAGAATGAGAGCAACTGCGCAGAGTTCATAGTACACGCATACGAGGAACATGGTAATGAAGTTTTTCGCGATTTAAATGGCTCTTTTTGCCTAACCTTGTATGATGTAAAGGTTCCTAAGGTGCTTTTGGTGACAGATCGTTTCGGAACAAGACCAATTTATTACACTTTTATGGACGGAGAAATCATCTTTTCGTCTCATTGTAGAGCTATTCTGGAGTGCCCTTTTCCAAGGAAGCTTAATCTTAAGACGCTTGTCAAGTTCTTATATTATGGGAAGCTAGGCATTTTAGGCGATGAAACATGGTTTGAAGGAATAAAACTCATGCCTTCAGCATCCGTGTTAACATTTACGGAAAAGGGTTACACTTTAGACAAGTATTGGGATCTCGTCTATTCCGCTCGATCTGTAAATGAAGATGAATTGGTACAAGCTCTTGTTAAAGCCTTCAAAAAGGCTGTGAACCTTAGAGTTAAAGACTTAGATGGAGTTTCAGTACAGCTTAGTGGTGGTTTAGATTCTCGGTGCGTGCTTGGTGTGATTAAAGAGAAAAGCAATGTGACAGCCGTGACTTTTGGTATTAAGGGTTGCAATGACATTGCTATAGCCATAGAAGTTACTAAAAGGTTGGGAGTTAGGCGTCTAATAATTAACTATGATCCCAACGAGATGGTTGATTATTCTTTTGATGTTGTATCTCTAACTGATGGACAAGCAACAGTGAACGTTAGCTACATCCCATACGTTGCTAAGAAAATGATGGAAAACGGGCTTAAATATTACCTACAAGGTTTCATATTTGATGTATTGTTAGGTGGAAGTTTTCTGTCTAAAGAATTCTTTAAAGTTAAAGGTTTTAATGAATTTATGCAATCCTTAGAGAAAAAGTATACACTGTTTCAGCCTTCTGAATTAAAAAGACTCTTAAACGTGAGACTTCATAAATACATAGCCCAAGTCCGAGAAGAATTTGCCAAAACAGCCCGTGAGACTAAGGGGAATACTTTCCCAGATAGGGCAGACTACTTTATTATAACAACGCGTCAGCGACGTTATACTTTAATGGGTTCTATTTTATGTAGGGAGTTTGTTGAAGAGATGCTTCCAACAATAGACAATGAAGTTATCGAGATAATACGTCGCATACCACCCGAACTACGCTTCAATTATCGTATTTACAGAAAGTTTCTTTTTGCCTTAAACTTTGAATTGGCTAAGGTGCCTTACCAAAAGACGCTGTTACCTCCAATTGTGCCCTCACGATTTTGGCATCCAGCAATTTTGGTCATCGGTGCACTAAAAAAATTATCAAGAGACGCAATTAGATATAAACACTCTTATTTTGAGTTCAATGAAATTTTGCGCCGTCATTCTAGATGGATAATTTTGCTCAAAGAAACTTTGATGGATAAAAACGCTCTGATATATAAATTTGGCTACTTAAATAGAGACTATGTAGTCAAAATCGTAGACGAACATCTTAAAGGACGAAGAAACAACGGAGAAAAAATCGCCTTTCTAATAACCTTGGAAATATTTCTACGAACTTTTTTTGATCAAGACTTTAAAATCTAA